The following proteins are encoded in a genomic region of Zea mays cultivar B73 chromosome 9, Zm-B73-REFERENCE-NAM-5.0, whole genome shotgun sequence:
- the LOC100194044 gene encoding 40S ribosomal protein S20 isoform X4, whose product MAADMAYAPPMKAGKAGFEAGMMDPQHRIRITLSSKSVKNLEKVCGDLVKGAKGKELKVKGPVRMPTKVLHITTRKSPCGEGTNTWDRFEMRIHKRVIDLVSTPDVVKQITSITIEPGVEVEVTISDA is encoded by the exons ATGGCGGCGGATATGGCGTACGCGCCGCCGATGAAGGCTGGCAAGGCCGGGTTCGAGGCTGGCATGATGGATCCACAGCACAGGATCCGCATCACGCTCTCCTCCAAGAGCGTCAAGAACCTCGAGAAAG TCTGCGGGGATCTGGTGAAGGGCGCCAAGGGTAAGGAGCTCAAGGTCAAGGGCCCCGTGCGGATGCCTACCAAGGTGCTCCACATCACCACCAGGAAGTCTCCCTGTGGAGAAG GTACCAACACCTGGGATCGCTTTGAGATGAGGATTCACAAGAGGGTGATCGATCTCGTCAGTACACCAGACGTTGTCAAGCAGATCACCTCAATCACCATTGAACCAGGTGTCGAGGTTGAGGTGACTATCAGTGACGCTTAA